One Pullulanibacillus sp. KACC 23026 DNA segment encodes these proteins:
- the leuC gene encoding 3-isopropylmalate dehydratase large subunit, whose amino-acid sequence MAKTIIEKIWESHVVHQEEGKPDLLYIDLHLVHEVTSPQAFESLRMNGRKVRRPDLTYATADHNVPTKHRNVITDAISKKQLETLTQNCRDFGIELADLDHPDQGIVHVIGPELGLTQPGKTIVCGDSHTSTHGAFGALAFGIGTSEVEHVLATQTLWQTKPKTLQVKVNGKLQPGVTAKDLILAFIAQNGVSVGTGQVIEYTGEAIRALSMEERMTVCNMTIEAGARAGLISPDETTINYLRGRRHVPQGEAFEELAESWLALATDEGATYDRTIELNADEIEPQVTWGTNPAMGAPVSGNVPTLNDFSNEAEKASFEQAIQYMGLEAGTSLKDVTIDHVFIGSCTNSRITDLRAAAEVVKGKKVHETVTAIVVPGSQSVRVQAEKEGLHQVFIDAGFEWRDAGCSMCLGMNDDILNPGERCASTSNRNFEGRQGNGARTHLVSPQMAAAAALFGKFVDIRQLLNDQTEVAQA is encoded by the coding sequence ATGGCTAAGACCATTATAGAAAAGATATGGGAATCGCATGTCGTACATCAAGAAGAAGGGAAGCCGGATCTATTATATATTGATCTTCACCTTGTTCATGAAGTGACCTCTCCGCAGGCCTTTGAGAGCCTCCGGATGAATGGCAGGAAAGTAAGAAGGCCTGACCTCACCTATGCAACAGCGGATCATAATGTGCCGACCAAACACCGCAATGTGATTACGGACGCCATCTCTAAAAAGCAATTAGAGACATTGACTCAGAACTGTCGCGATTTTGGTATCGAGCTCGCTGACTTGGATCATCCTGATCAAGGAATTGTTCACGTGATTGGCCCTGAGCTTGGTCTTACACAGCCTGGTAAAACAATCGTATGCGGTGACAGTCATACCTCGACTCACGGGGCTTTTGGTGCTTTGGCCTTTGGGATTGGAACGAGTGAGGTTGAGCATGTCCTTGCGACTCAGACCTTGTGGCAAACGAAGCCGAAAACCCTTCAAGTGAAGGTAAATGGAAAGCTTCAGCCTGGGGTGACGGCGAAAGATTTAATTCTTGCTTTCATTGCTCAAAATGGGGTCAGTGTTGGGACTGGTCAAGTTATTGAGTATACTGGTGAAGCGATTCGTGCTCTTTCAATGGAGGAGCGCATGACGGTTTGTAATATGACGATTGAAGCGGGGGCACGTGCAGGCCTCATCAGCCCTGATGAAACGACGATTAATTACTTAAGAGGACGCCGACATGTCCCACAAGGAGAAGCGTTTGAAGAATTAGCCGAGTCATGGCTAGCGCTCGCAACGGACGAAGGGGCGACTTATGACAGGACCATCGAACTGAATGCAGATGAGATCGAACCGCAAGTAACTTGGGGAACTAATCCAGCAATGGGAGCACCGGTATCAGGCAATGTGCCAACCTTAAACGATTTTTCCAATGAAGCAGAAAAAGCTTCTTTTGAGCAAGCCATTCAGTACATGGGTCTTGAAGCTGGAACCTCACTCAAAGATGTGACGATTGACCATGTCTTCATCGGTTCTTGTACAAACTCACGCATAACCGATTTGCGTGCTGCTGCTGAAGTTGTGAAAGGTAAGAAGGTGCACGAAACGGTAACGGCTATCGTTGTTCCAGGTTCACAATCCGTTCGTGTACAGGCAGAGAAAGAAGGGCTGCATCAAGTCTTTATTGATGCCGGTTTTGAGTGGCGTGATGCCGGGTGCAGTATGTGCCTTGGAATGAATGATGATATTCTAAATCCTGGTGAGCGTTGTGCGTCAACCTCTAACCGTAACTTTGAAGGACGCCAAGGAAATGGAGCACGGACTCATCTTGTCAGTCCGCAAATGGCTGCTGCTGCCGCTTTATTCGGCAAATTTGTTGATATAAGGCAGCTTTTAAATGATCAAACGGAGGTGGCACAAGCATGA